One region of Spiroplasma culicicola AES-1 genomic DNA includes:
- a CDS encoding PTS transporter subunit EIIC, giving the protein MEERKNIHEIKGYKSKFLITSEKLIELVGKQENFSKVYNCVTRIRFLIINPDLVKIDEIKKIELVKGINWNGNELQIIIGNEVAKVKEQIDKVLDGSAYFNLKNNLAPSIDQSFGKKILQTISGIMTPLLPILMAVGLIAALQSILVETKVIENVATLPGDYGIFEGLIFIFSKVSINLLGVMFCYSTAKYFKGNTIIAIGVGLTLTSRMLYGATIVPIEDAQFGDWVQGKGSEGWLLFKLGDFPILIRSYEGSILPFILAGILVALLDKWVKQWIPSLIDLLFRPLIVYTLALIPILFLFGPIIGFIELGFANIVLFVEKWPLGIGPMLFAFLYQILVLTGVHVAVGLTISIPTIFADPQVPTAMMTAFRISVFGQLGAIIAIIIITKNYQLKTYSIGTIATGIFGISEPMIYGATLPRVKPFLAGCAGAGVAGLFIGLLKIEQIRPAGLGVFNTTGMDGTTNQILFLVAAIIAIGSGLIFTLLIYQEKKNEIKYTKKIFNSITNLYAQIISASTSEDKKTIKEKVKTINNEYIQILVDNKKTIEDYFNYIKYETKLTTQLDKIIQKEERIRNSLYKKAIKAEKLANKKEEVKINQAIDKYNQFNLDNQKDILIKQINDYKKQNTEIVNNFNALDLKLTKIKDNIFEKYVNLYDIKGIEEFKNELFNALWQTEITFGNIDEKNNMFNAKFKKGYKKIINDYRRGQINE; this is encoded by the coding sequence ATGGAAGAAAGAAAAAATATTCATGAAATAAAAGGATATAAATCTAAATTTTTAATTACAAGTGAAAAATTAATTGAACTAGTTGGAAAACAAGAAAATTTTAGTAAGGTATATAACTGTGTTACAAGAATTAGATTTTTAATTATAAATCCTGATTTAGTAAAAATAGATGAGATTAAAAAAATAGAACTTGTCAAAGGAATAAATTGAAATGGTAATGAATTACAAATAATTATTGGAAATGAAGTTGCTAAAGTAAAAGAACAGATCGATAAAGTATTAGATGGAAGTGCTTATTTTAATTTAAAAAATAATTTAGCTCCATCAATTGATCAATCATTTGGTAAAAAAATTTTACAAACAATTTCTGGAATTATGACTCCACTTTTACCAATACTGATGGCAGTTGGATTGATTGCAGCATTACAATCTATTTTAGTTGAAACTAAAGTAATTGAAAATGTAGCAACTCTTCCTGGAGATTATGGAATTTTTGAAGGATTAATTTTTATTTTTTCAAAAGTCTCTATAAATCTTTTAGGGGTAATGTTTTGTTATTCTACAGCTAAATATTTTAAGGGCAATACCATTATTGCAATTGGTGTTGGTTTAACACTTACATCTAGAATGCTATATGGTGCAACTATTGTGCCAATTGAAGATGCACAATTTGGAGATTGAGTTCAAGGAAAAGGATCAGAAGGATGACTACTTTTTAAATTGGGAGATTTTCCGATTTTGATTCGTTCTTATGAAGGAAGTATCTTGCCATTTATTTTGGCGGGAATATTAGTTGCCTTATTGGATAAATGAGTAAAACAATGGATACCTTCATTGATAGATTTGTTATTTAGACCATTAATTGTATATACACTAGCATTAATTCCAATCCTTTTCTTATTTGGACCAATAATTGGTTTTATTGAATTGGGATTTGCAAATATAGTGCTATTTGTTGAAAAATGACCATTAGGAATTGGCCCAATGTTGTTTGCCTTTTTATATCAAATCTTGGTATTAACAGGTGTTCACGTTGCTGTTGGTTTAACAATAAGTATTCCAACAATCTTTGCAGATCCCCAAGTTCCAACTGCCATGATGACAGCTTTTAGAATTAGTGTCTTTGGACAACTTGGAGCAATTATTGCAATTATAATAATTACCAAAAATTATCAGTTAAAAACATATTCAATTGGAACAATTGCTACAGGGATATTTGGAATTTCAGAACCAATGATCTATGGAGCAACACTTCCAAGAGTAAAACCATTTTTAGCTGGTTGTGCTGGTGCTGGAGTTGCTGGATTGTTTATTGGACTTTTAAAAATTGAACAAATTAGACCTGCTGGTTTAGGAGTATTTAATACAACTGGAATGGATGGAACAACTAATCAAATTCTTTTCTTAGTTGCAGCTATTATTGCAATTGGTAGTGGATTGATATTTACACTTTTGATTTATCAAGAAAAGAAAAATGAAATTAAGTATACTAAAAAAATATTTAACAGTATTACAAACTTATATGCACAAATTATTAGTGCTTCTACAAGTGAAGATAAAAAAACAATTAAAGAAAAAGTAAAAACAATTAATAATGAATATATTCAAATTTTAGTAGACAATAAAAAAACTATTGAAGATTATTTTAACTATATAAAATATGAAACAAAATTAACTACACAGTTGGATAAAATTATTCAAAAAGAAGAACGAATTAGAAATTCACTTTATAAAAAAGCTATTAAAGCTGAAAAATTAGCAAATAAAAAAGAGGAAGTTAAAATTAATCAAGCGATAGATAAATATAATCAATTTAATTTGGATAATCAAAAAGATATTTTAATAAAACAAATTAATGATTATAAAAAACAAAATACTGAAATAGTAAATAATTTTAATGCCTTAGATTTAAAATTAACAAAAATTAAAGATAATATTTTTGAAAAATATGTAAATCTCTATGACATCAAAGGTATTGAAGAATTTAAAAATGAACTTTTTAATGCTTTATGACAAACAGAAATAACATTTGGAAATATTGATGAAAAAAATAATATGTTTAATGCAAAATTTAAAAAAGGATATAAAAAAATTATTAACGATTATAGAAGAGGGCAAATAAATGAATAA
- a CDS encoding MurR/RpiR family transcriptional regulator, with translation MLISFLKDFYETTSLSTYKVMAANLITNFQDNIFLKLKEFAQLSFVSQSTVTYFCKSLKFSGYRELIFKLKNEREHFHKNVNQVIKIDDFTFNIYRWLQNNINFIINICQEILKYKKIRIYSSYQSYMACLYFQEILRSKNILVEIVNCSYIDNFEYINKKEFKINLFIICGRDCKSLKKYFLKLFEYQYQRGQFLITTLNQVKEIDSDLFNNKLILDYEKDDSLFSIRHFAFTYLFLSIFLNF, from the coding sequence ATGTTAATATCTTTTTTAAAAGATTTTTATGAAACTACTAGCTTATCGACATATAAAGTAATGGCTGCAAATTTAATAACAAATTTTCAAGATAATATTTTTTTAAAATTAAAAGAATTTGCTCAATTATCTTTTGTAAGTCAATCAACAGTGACTTATTTTTGTAAATCATTAAAGTTTTCTGGATATAGAGAATTAATATTTAAATTAAAAAATGAAAGAGAACATTTTCATAAGAATGTTAATCAAGTAATTAAAATTGATGATTTTACATTTAATATCTATCGTTGATTACAAAATAATATAAATTTTATAATAAATATTTGCCAAGAAATATTAAAGTATAAAAAAATTAGAATTTATTCAAGTTATCAATCTTATATGGCTTGTTTATATTTTCAAGAAATTTTAAGATCAAAAAATATTCTTGTTGAAATTGTTAATTGTAGTTATATTGATAATTTTGAATATATTAATAAAAAAGAATTTAAAATAAATTTATTTATAATTTGTGGTCGAGATTGTAAAAGTTTAAAAAAATATTTTTTGAAACTATTTGAATATCAATATCAAAGAGGGCAATTTTTAATCACGACCTTAAATCAAGTAAAAGAAATTGATAGTGACTTGTTTAATAATAAGCTTATTTTAGACTATGAAAAAGATGACTCATTATTTTCTATTAGACATTTTGCATTTACCTATTTATTTTTATCAATATTTTTAAATTTTTAA
- a CDS encoding ABC transporter permease, translated as MLTIFKFNCRRILKTKFIYISMTISIILTIIFASIQMSSSMVNFKLTSQILFWLLVVVWIIFLSFYNIAFISNIMISDIENGIQSLEIRKGVNFKWLLPLKLIALKLISTICVSIMLISLVILTSIFKPINQSLWFNSLIPGMCSLFIYDLLITGFIILIGSFNKPKLLIGLSSFFATLFIFSPVTGAVTFILTNDTYGTSSERIAHLKDLDTIVKDEKNSSGLMMYLLQNIQELNDLNKIVDITEKAANESSRPQGSLSFEEIENVIKLGTSKNTSFMQFFLNVGLGLDFDIYLNNSVTFNWNTKFTISDEAKDLKSIWFFKSTIKDNSIGIRQDNYFISENNKNIIGKNQLIDYMKWLESDTTIEKINKDLKIITNTNELKSINKLIKNYYLYYFSQKDYYNSQFENLYMLFGKNTFDTKADRTVEETIYESLKVNNGQRLWITILFSIINDFYQAPIGSGDEIYEQIQNNDLKYMKHYLINPFTSFLYMSLFSGVNSSFSQDLYMNEFFITEAPDIRSAKILENPLASQNTEQYTSFEQRPIIGVELSKRVINTAYIYLIYTLISVILLTGGYFIYIKKIKE; from the coding sequence TTGCTAACAATTTTTAAGTTTAATTGTCGCAGAATTCTAAAAACAAAATTTATTTATATTTCAATGACTATTTCAATAATATTAACGATTATTTTTGCTTCAATTCAAATGAGTAGTAGCATGGTAAATTTTAAATTAACATCTCAGATTCTATTTTGACTTTTAGTTGTTGTTTGAATTATATTTTTAAGTTTTTACAACATTGCTTTTATTTCAAATATAATGATTTCTGATATTGAAAATGGAATTCAAAGTCTTGAGATTAGAAAAGGTGTTAACTTTAAATGATTACTACCACTAAAGCTAATAGCACTAAAATTAATTTCCACAATTTGTGTTTCAATAATGCTTATAAGTTTAGTTATTTTGACTTCAATTTTTAAACCTATAAATCAGAGCTTGTGATTTAATTCTTTAATTCCAGGGATGTGCTCTTTATTTATTTATGATTTATTAATTACAGGTTTTATAATTTTGATTGGTTCTTTTAACAAACCAAAATTGTTAATTGGACTTAGTTCATTTTTTGCCACTTTATTTATTTTTTCACCTGTAACAGGAGCTGTTACTTTTATATTAACAAATGATACCTATGGTACTTCAAGTGAAAGAATTGCTCATTTAAAAGATTTGGATACAATTGTAAAAGACGAAAAAAATTCTTCAGGTCTAATGATGTATCTTTTGCAAAATATTCAAGAATTAAATGATTTAAATAAAATTGTAGATATTACAGAAAAAGCTGCAAATGAATCATCTAGACCACAAGGTTCATTATCGTTTGAAGAAATTGAAAATGTGATCAAATTGGGCACTAGCAAGAATACTTCTTTTATGCAGTTTTTCTTAAATGTTGGTCTTGGTTTAGATTTTGATATATATTTAAATAACTCAGTTACTTTTAACTGAAATACAAAATTCACAATTAGTGATGAAGCAAAAGACTTAAAAAGTATTTGATTTTTTAAGTCAACTATTAAAGATAATTCAATTGGAATAAGGCAAGACAATTATTTTATTTCAGAAAATAATAAAAATATAATTGGAAAAAATCAACTTATCGATTATATGAAATGATTGGAAAGTGACACAACAATTGAAAAAATAAATAAAGATTTGAAAATTATCACTAATACAAATGAACTTAAAAGTATTAATAAACTAATTAAAAATTATTATCTATATTATTTTTCTCAAAAAGATTACTATAATAGTCAGTTTGAAAATTTATATATGCTATTTGGTAAAAATACATTTGACACTAAAGCTGATAGAACAGTAGAAGAAACAATTTATGAAAGTTTAAAAGTAAATAATGGCCAAAGACTTTGAATAACAATTTTATTTAGTATTATTAATGATTTTTATCAAGCACCAATAGGCTCAGGAGATGAAATATATGAGCAAATTCAAAATAATGATTTAAAATATATGAAGCATTATCTAATTAATCCATTTACCTCATTTCTTTATATGTCGTTATTTTCTGGAGTAAATAGTTCATTTTCTCAAGATTTATATATGAATGAGTTTTTTATAACTGAAGCTCCTGATATTAGATCTGCTAAAATTTTAGAAAATCCTTTAGCATCTCAAAATACAGAACAGTATACTAGTTTTGAACAGCGACCAATAATTGGAGTTGAATTATCAAAACGAGTTATTAATACAGCTTACATATATTTAATTTATACTTTGATTTCAGTTATACTATTAACTGGAGGGTACTTTATCTATATTAAAAAAATTAAAGAATAA
- a CDS encoding ABC transporter ATP-binding protein — protein sequence MVKIEHLTKIFKTGKGIHDISFSFERGDIVGLIGDNGAGKSTIIKTIFNEYSKDLGEIFVDDKEISRKDYKNMAFFPDQSIYPNNITIEEYCIYSGMLADISRKECKKRTLQLLNFLNLSAYKNKKFKVLSAGMQKRALLAITMISNPEIIVLDEPTANLDIKTRLEFMELLKELAADNKIILITSHIINELQGLINKLIIINEGTLIYDRYLNAEDDITTIYKNATQKQIDNFEIKKESLSSILGN from the coding sequence ATGGTAAAAATTGAACATTTAACAAAAATTTTTAAAACAGGAAAAGGAATACATGATATTTCTTTTTCCTTTGAAAGAGGAGATATTGTTGGTTTAATTGGTGACAATGGTGCTGGTAAATCAACAATTATTAAGACAATATTTAATGAATATAGTAAAGATCTTGGAGAAATATTTGTTGATGATAAAGAAATCTCAAGAAAAGACTATAAAAATATGGCATTTTTTCCAGACCAAAGTATATATCCAAACAATATTACAATTGAAGAGTATTGTATATACTCTGGGATGTTAGCAGATATTTCACGAAAAGAGTGTAAAAAAAGGACATTACAACTTTTGAATTTTTTAAATTTATCAGCGTATAAAAATAAAAAATTTAAAGTTCTATCTGCAGGTATGCAAAAACGTGCATTATTAGCAATAACAATGATTTCAAATCCTGAAATTATTGTTCTTGATGAACCTACAGCTAATCTTGATATTAAAACAAGACTTGAGTTCATGGAATTATTAAAAGAATTAGCAGCAGATAATAAAATAATTTTAATTACAAGTCATATAATAAATGAATTACAAGGATTAATTAATAAGCTAATTATCATAAATGAAGGTACTTTAATATATGATAGATATTTAAATGCAGAAGATGATATTACTACTATTTATAAAAATGCGACTCAAAAACAAATAGATAACTTTGAAATTAAAAAAGAATCTCTTAGTTCAATTCTTGGTAATTAA